In Streptantibioticus cattleyicolor NRRL 8057 = DSM 46488, a genomic segment contains:
- a CDS encoding MFS transporter: MAETRVTTTAVASARPRGAAVPSARDGWLLVVVMAGTFMAVMDSFIVNVAVPAVRTGLGASYPQVELVVSGYVLAYGLFLVTGGRLGDIHGARRMFQAGLALFTAASLACGLAGSAGALIGFRVAQALGAALFYPQVLSVLQTSFHGRWRERAFAVFGATIGVASVVGQVLGGLLVQADLFGLSWRSVFLLNVPLGLLVLIGAALVMPKVPGGRRRPRLDVRGTLLLTVALLALSLPLIEGGSAGWPAWCWICLAVSVPALAAFFAVERAVAARGGDALIDPRLLRRPAFAGGNLVALVFFAGNAGLFFVLTLQLQSGLGYLPLAAGLTFAPLAIAFVAASLVAPKLQAVAGHRVPAIGYLVNAAGTVALLVTSVTAGERATGWVLLPALVVIGFGEGLGVSPLFGAALDGVPPADSGAASGVLETSTQIGMSLGVTVVGLVFLTALGSGTTPAAHWHAFTAALVANTVLALAALALVPRLTARSARPT; the protein is encoded by the coding sequence GTGGCGGAAACCCGTGTGACCACCACGGCGGTGGCCTCCGCGCGGCCCCGCGGCGCGGCGGTGCCGTCCGCCCGCGACGGATGGCTGCTGGTGGTGGTGATGGCCGGCACCTTCATGGCCGTCATGGACTCGTTCATCGTCAACGTCGCGGTGCCCGCCGTGCGCACCGGGCTGGGCGCGAGCTACCCGCAGGTCGAACTCGTGGTCTCCGGGTACGTGCTCGCCTACGGGCTCTTCCTGGTGACCGGGGGACGCCTCGGCGACATCCACGGCGCCCGGCGGATGTTCCAGGCCGGGCTGGCGCTGTTCACCGCGGCCTCGCTCGCCTGCGGGCTGGCCGGCTCGGCGGGCGCGCTGATCGGCTTCCGGGTCGCGCAGGCGCTCGGCGCCGCGCTCTTCTACCCGCAGGTTCTCTCGGTGCTCCAGACGTCGTTCCACGGCCGGTGGCGCGAGCGTGCCTTCGCGGTGTTCGGGGCGACGATCGGCGTCGCCTCCGTCGTCGGCCAGGTACTCGGCGGACTGCTGGTGCAGGCCGACCTGTTCGGGCTGTCCTGGCGGTCGGTGTTCCTGCTGAACGTGCCGCTGGGACTGCTGGTGCTGATCGGCGCCGCGCTGGTGATGCCCAAGGTGCCGGGTGGCCGGCGACGCCCGCGGCTGGACGTGCGCGGCACGCTGCTGCTCACGGTGGCGCTGCTGGCGCTGTCGTTGCCGCTGATCGAGGGCGGGTCGGCCGGCTGGCCCGCGTGGTGCTGGATCTGCCTCGCGGTCTCCGTGCCCGCGCTCGCCGCGTTCTTCGCCGTCGAACGCGCCGTGGCCGCGCGCGGCGGTGACGCGCTGATCGACCCCCGGCTGCTGCGTCGGCCCGCCTTCGCCGGGGGCAACCTCGTCGCCCTGGTCTTCTTCGCCGGGAACGCCGGGCTCTTCTTCGTCCTCACCCTCCAGCTGCAAAGTGGTCTCGGATACCTGCCGCTGGCCGCCGGTTTGACCTTCGCGCCGCTGGCGATCGCCTTCGTGGCGGCCTCGTTGGTGGCACCGAAGCTCCAGGCGGTGGCCGGGCACCGGGTGCCGGCCATCGGCTACCTGGTCAACGCGGCCGGCACGGTGGCGCTCCTGGTGACCTCGGTGACCGCGGGGGAGCGGGCGACCGGGTGGGTCCTGCTGCCCGCGCTCGTGGTGATCGGCTTCGGCGAGGGGCTGGGCGTCAGCCCGCTGTTCGGCGCCGCGCTCGACGGGGTGCCGCCGGCCGACTCCGGCGCCGCTTCGGGCGTGCTGGAGACGTCCACCCAGATCGGCATGTCGCTCGGGGTCACCGTGGTCGGCCTGGTCTTCCTCACCGCCCTCGGCTCCGGCACCACACCGGCCGCCCACTGGCATGCCTTCACCGCCGCGCTGGTCGCCAACACCGTGCTCGCCCTGGCCGCGCTCGCGCTCGTGCCCCGGCTCACCGCCCGGTCGGCCCGGCCGACATGA
- a CDS encoding DNA/RNA non-specific endonuclease, which produces MHLPRILAATAVTALATLGLTLPAQAAQAAQTAPTASAGSSHPAPAHHVARPGSPTPKAKPSGIVFGLPPGTAIGPFHNPWSGGWRLGDGSRRASPDGRTWVDMNKGTFEVRINGNIEWTAPQANAGGAYLAFQFDGNLVVYNRADQPIWASNTTWDCGNQGVGCLLNIQNDGNVVIYQDLGFGVYQSVWATGTRRGPQADCLEHRPGGAVDDGHGWLTNTTQPVPQRNKTTVPPGPPGTRAAMARACLRNPPGEGSVASGDITGLQDAQKFVAAHAPGAVVARCHLIANVLGGKGQVRDGGQANLVPCWQVGMNTGTPSMRTYEQETRRAIKGLGGNDAIFYEVTPDYLSSTSTIPYGVTMSATVERANGTRQQLFGNIVIPNTQASSGLNLGN; this is translated from the coding sequence GTGCATTTACCGCGCATTCTCGCCGCCACCGCCGTCACCGCACTCGCCACCCTCGGCCTGACGCTGCCCGCACAGGCCGCACAGGCCGCACAGACCGCGCCGACCGCGTCGGCCGGATCGTCCCACCCGGCCCCGGCCCACCATGTCGCTCGCCCCGGCAGTCCCACGCCGAAGGCGAAACCTTCCGGCATCGTCTTCGGCCTTCCGCCGGGTACGGCCATCGGCCCCTTCCACAATCCGTGGAGTGGGGGCTGGCGGCTCGGCGACGGGAGCCGCAGGGCGTCGCCGGACGGCCGTACCTGGGTCGACATGAACAAGGGCACCTTCGAGGTCCGGATCAACGGGAACATCGAGTGGACCGCGCCGCAGGCCAACGCGGGCGGCGCCTACCTGGCCTTCCAGTTCGACGGGAACCTGGTGGTCTACAACCGTGCGGACCAGCCCATCTGGGCCAGCAACACCACCTGGGACTGCGGGAATCAGGGGGTGGGGTGCCTGCTCAACATCCAGAACGACGGCAATGTGGTCATCTACCAGGATCTCGGGTTCGGGGTCTACCAGTCGGTCTGGGCGACCGGAACCCGTCGCGGGCCGCAGGCCGACTGCCTGGAGCACAGGCCGGGCGGGGCGGTCGACGACGGCCACGGCTGGCTGACGAACACCACCCAGCCCGTTCCGCAGCGCAACAAGACCACCGTCCCGCCCGGACCGCCCGGGACCCGGGCGGCCATGGCACGGGCGTGCCTGCGGAACCCGCCGGGCGAGGGCAGCGTGGCGTCCGGGGACATCACCGGCCTGCAGGACGCGCAGAAGTTCGTCGCGGCACACGCGCCGGGGGCCGTCGTCGCCCGGTGCCACCTGATCGCCAACGTACTCGGCGGGAAGGGCCAGGTGCGCGACGGTGGACAGGCCAACCTCGTCCCCTGCTGGCAGGTGGGCATGAACACCGGAACCCCCAGCATGCGGACGTACGAGCAGGAGACCAGGCGAGCCATCAAAGGCCTGGGCGGCAACGACGCGATCTTCTACGAGGTGACACCCGACTACCTCAGCAGCACCAGTACGATCCCCTACGGCGTCACCATGAGCGCCACCGTCGAGCGGGCGAACGGAACGAGGCAACAGCTGTTCGGCAACATCGTCATCCCCAACACCCAGGCCAGCAGCGGCCTCAACCTCGGTAACTGA
- a CDS encoding methyltransferase domain-containing protein — protein sequence MTTTEERPGHAGLGRYLHEIGALTPEWAEAFHAVPRSAFLPDLMWPHDMETGRSSPVDRRKDPEAWGRYAHENCPIVTQWDDGAHDGIEPGTVPTSSASAPSVVFRMLADLDVQPGHKVLELGAGTGYNAGLLAYRAGAGNVVTVDVDPAVTARARRALDGLGLDVEVVTGDGLAGFPDRAPFDRTIATFGLRSLPGAWVEQTRPGGVIVAPWGTNFAHHDAVARLVVAGDGRSASGRFRRLVEFMKARSQRLEFAGHSAYVPDDVPGSADESYTEVPAGDFPAHLDAPARFAVGLRVRDVWHGMSASGDRRLAWFYGLTDTSWAVVAFRDGERRHPVYQSGPRRLWDEVEAAWRWWCAVGRPGVDGFGLTMRLDGGHEVWLETGDRRVRVRHE from the coding sequence GTGACGACCACCGAGGAGCGGCCTGGCCACGCCGGGCTGGGCCGCTACCTGCACGAGATCGGCGCACTCACCCCCGAGTGGGCCGAGGCGTTCCACGCGGTGCCGAGGTCGGCGTTCCTGCCGGACCTGATGTGGCCGCACGACATGGAAACCGGCCGCTCCTCCCCCGTCGACCGGCGGAAGGACCCCGAAGCGTGGGGCCGGTACGCGCACGAAAACTGTCCGATCGTCACCCAGTGGGACGACGGCGCCCACGACGGGATCGAGCCCGGCACGGTGCCGACGAGTTCGGCGAGCGCACCGTCGGTGGTGTTCCGGATGCTGGCCGACCTCGATGTGCAGCCGGGCCACAAGGTTCTCGAACTCGGTGCCGGGACGGGCTACAACGCCGGCCTGCTCGCCTACCGGGCGGGTGCGGGCAACGTCGTCACCGTCGATGTGGACCCGGCCGTGACGGCGCGTGCCCGGCGGGCCCTGGACGGTCTCGGCCTTGATGTCGAGGTGGTCACCGGTGACGGGCTGGCCGGCTTCCCGGACCGGGCCCCGTTCGACCGGACGATCGCCACGTTCGGGCTGCGCTCGCTGCCGGGAGCGTGGGTGGAGCAGACCCGGCCGGGGGGCGTGATCGTCGCGCCGTGGGGGACGAACTTCGCCCACCACGACGCGGTGGCCCGGCTGGTGGTGGCCGGGGACGGCAGGTCGGCGTCGGGACGGTTCAGGCGGCTGGTGGAGTTCATGAAAGCCCGCTCGCAGCGGCTCGAGTTCGCGGGCCACAGCGCGTACGTGCCGGACGACGTACCCGGCAGCGCGGACGAGTCGTACACCGAGGTGCCGGCCGGGGACTTCCCCGCGCACCTGGACGCTCCGGCCCGGTTCGCGGTCGGACTGCGTGTCCGCGATGTCTGGCATGGCATGTCGGCTTCCGGGGATCGGCGGCTGGCCTGGTTCTACGGCCTCACCGACACGTCATGGGCGGTGGTCGCGTTCCGCGACGGGGAGAGGAGGCATCCGGTGTACCAGTCGGGGCCGCGCCGCCTCTGGGACGAGGTCGAGGCCGCGTGGCGCTGGTGGTGTGCGGTCGGCCGGCCGGGGGTGGACGGGTTCGGGCTGACGATGCGGCTGGACGGTGGCCACGAGGTGTGGCTGGAGACCGGGGACCGGCGGGTGCGGGTGCGGCATGAGTGA
- a CDS encoding protein kinase domain-containing protein, translated as MGRPRRELDPQAGPLEAFCHDLEELRAAAGLTLRRLEERSGYSKAALSKATSAVSLPSLDLTMAYVGACGGDQREWESRWTALREVLNASRPELLTDPSGPAGTDAADALRVVRETAGAGRHGEAAAMAAAWEEHARRSHGDGSAQVAHWAGIRADLARMAGDMAGATGLWIAAARARLAGGPADDPALLAAARSAHWCWQQIADPDRARQAGVQLLDLLRSLPALDPRHVAAAEYRLAALGPGATASPRPDPAGTRWPGSADPVSAPPGTAPSGGRVPRRAVAPLLSGDPDRVGPFRLLGRLGSGAMGQVFLGVSRAGRPVAVKVVRSELAEDATFRRRFAAEVAAARTVQGPYTPAVVDADPDAERPWMATTCIPGPSLGDVVSSGGPLPAPVVRALAAGIAEALTAIHAAGVLHRDLKPGNVLLDRDGPKVIDFGIAHAADHTRLTRTGAQLGTVPYMAPEQAAGRPVGPATDVFALGSLLAYAATGIPPFGESGTGEVLYRIVHSEPDPEALECADPALRELIGACLAKDPARRPTPGRIVAACAQAAGAEPWPPPALAARLAEHDAELTTLLARQPERRRMRPTRPALRFSLVPLVLATGIVVAVMLVGSRGGTTGHDTGTPPATSRSAAPVPKPARDGQDPYTGAHCGPDQQEADRRAMTWPDGSPYGYLVLFHSPGCAASWGYVYGPNSHKWSVHITAHRQGDGATAPSAFSGDLRPNSWGNVLSTRTGCVWIEGWVSEEKAQSRHTVTDCVQDGGPVTVTGSP; from the coding sequence GTGGGGCGACCGAGGCGAGAACTGGACCCGCAGGCCGGTCCGTTGGAGGCGTTCTGCCATGACCTGGAGGAGTTGCGGGCCGCGGCCGGGCTGACGTTGCGCAGGCTGGAGGAGCGCTCCGGGTATTCGAAGGCGGCGCTGTCGAAGGCGACGTCGGCGGTGTCGTTGCCCTCGTTGGACCTGACGATGGCGTACGTCGGGGCGTGCGGCGGGGATCAGCGGGAGTGGGAGAGCCGGTGGACGGCGTTGCGGGAGGTGCTGAACGCGAGCCGTCCGGAGTTGCTGACCGATCCGTCCGGCCCCGCCGGGACGGACGCGGCGGACGCGTTGCGGGTCGTCCGGGAGACCGCCGGGGCCGGTCGCCACGGGGAGGCCGCCGCCATGGCCGCCGCCTGGGAGGAGCACGCGCGGCGCAGTCACGGCGACGGCAGCGCACAGGTAGCCCACTGGGCCGGGATCCGCGCCGATCTCGCCCGGATGGCCGGGGACATGGCGGGTGCCACCGGGCTGTGGATCGCCGCCGCCCGTGCCCGCCTGGCCGGCGGACCTGCCGACGACCCCGCGCTGCTCGCCGCGGCCCGCAGCGCCCACTGGTGCTGGCAGCAGATCGCCGACCCCGACCGTGCCCGGCAGGCCGGGGTCCAACTCCTCGATCTGCTGCGGTCGTTACCCGCGTTGGACCCGCGGCACGTCGCGGCGGCCGAGTACCGGCTCGCCGCGCTGGGGCCGGGGGCCACCGCATCGCCGCGGCCGGATCCGGCGGGCACCCGGTGGCCGGGGTCGGCGGATCCCGTCTCGGCGCCACCGGGGACCGCACCGTCCGGCGGCCGGGTTCCCCGCCGCGCCGTCGCCCCTCTGCTGTCCGGCGACCCGGACCGCGTCGGCCCGTTCCGGCTGCTCGGCCGGCTCGGATCGGGCGCGATGGGGCAGGTCTTCCTCGGGGTCTCCAGGGCGGGGCGGCCGGTGGCGGTGAAGGTGGTCCGTTCCGAGCTGGCCGAGGACGCCACCTTCCGCCGCCGGTTCGCCGCCGAGGTCGCCGCCGCCCGCACGGTGCAGGGTCCCTACACCCCGGCGGTGGTGGACGCCGATCCGGACGCCGAGCGGCCGTGGATGGCGACCACCTGCATCCCCGGGCCCTCGCTGGGTGACGTGGTGTCGTCCGGCGGCCCGCTGCCCGCCCCCGTGGTCCGCGCGCTGGCGGCCGGCATCGCGGAGGCGCTGACCGCCATCCACGCCGCCGGGGTGCTCCACCGGGACCTCAAGCCCGGCAACGTCCTGCTCGACCGCGACGGGCCCAAGGTGATCGACTTCGGCATCGCGCACGCCGCCGACCACACCCGGCTCACCCGTACCGGGGCCCAGCTCGGCACGGTTCCGTACATGGCACCGGAGCAGGCGGCGGGGCGGCCGGTCGGACCGGCCACCGACGTCTTCGCACTCGGATCGCTCCTGGCCTACGCGGCCACCGGCATCCCGCCGTTCGGGGAGAGCGGCACCGGCGAGGTGCTCTACCGCATCGTGCACTCCGAGCCCGACCCGGAGGCGCTGGAGTGCGCGGATCCGGCGCTGCGCGAGCTGATCGGGGCGTGCCTGGCCAAGGACCCGGCGCGCCGGCCGACGCCCGGGAGGATCGTGGCCGCCTGCGCGCAGGCGGCCGGCGCCGAGCCGTGGCCGCCGCCCGCGCTCGCCGCCCGGCTCGCCGAGCACGACGCGGAGTTGACCACGTTGCTGGCCCGGCAGCCGGAACGCCGCCGGATGCGTCCGACGCGTCCGGCGCTCCGGTTCAGCCTGGTGCCGCTGGTCCTCGCCACCGGGATCGTGGTGGCCGTGATGCTGGTCGGCTCGCGCGGCGGCACCACGGGCCACGACACCGGGACGCCACCGGCCACCTCCCGCTCCGCGGCACCGGTGCCGAAGCCGGCCCGCGACGGCCAGGACCCGTACACCGGGGCGCACTGCGGACCGGACCAGCAGGAGGCCGACCGGCGCGCGATGACCTGGCCGGACGGCTCCCCCTACGGCTACCTGGTGCTCTTCCACTCCCCCGGCTGCGCGGCGAGTTGGGGTTACGTCTACGGCCCCAACTCCCACAAGTGGTCGGTGCACATCACCGCCCACCGGCAGGGCGACGGGGCCACCGCGCCCTCCGCCTTCTCCGGCGACCTGCGCCCCAACTCCTGGGGCAACGTGCTCTCCACCCGCACCGGCTGCGTGTGGATCGAGGGGTGGGTCAGCGAGGAGAAGGCGCAGTCCCGGCACACCGTCACCGACTGCGTCCAGGACGGCGGCCCGGTCACGGTCACCGGGTCGCCGTGA
- the xylA gene encoding xylose isomerase, with the protein MTDELTPTPEDRFSFGLWTVGWAGRDPFGDATRPPLDPVEAVHRLAALGAHGVTFHDDDLFGFDATDSRREAILKRFRQALDATGLKVPMATTNLFTHPVFKDGAFTANDRDVRRFALRKTLRNIDLAVELGAEVYVAWGGREGAESGAAKDVPAALDRLKEAFDLLTAYVHEQRYPLRFAVEPKPNEPRGDILLPTVGHALAFIERLEHPELVGVNPEVGHEQMAGLNVTHGVAQALWSGKLFHIDLNGQSGVKYDQDLRFGAGDLRQAFWLVDLLESAGYRGSRHFDFKPPRTEDPDGVWDSAAGCMRNYLALKARSAAFRADPRVAEALRAARLDDLARPTLAPGETVTTLLADRSAYEEFDVAAAAERGMAFERLDQLAMDHLLGIA; encoded by the coding sequence GTGACCGACGAACTGACCCCCACCCCCGAGGACCGGTTCTCCTTCGGCCTGTGGACCGTCGGCTGGGCCGGCCGCGACCCGTTCGGCGACGCCACCCGGCCCCCGCTCGACCCGGTCGAGGCCGTCCACCGCCTCGCCGCCCTCGGCGCCCACGGGGTCACCTTCCACGACGACGACCTCTTCGGCTTCGACGCCACCGACAGCCGCCGCGAGGCCATCCTCAAGCGCTTCCGGCAGGCACTGGACGCCACCGGGCTCAAGGTGCCGATGGCCACCACCAACCTGTTCACCCACCCGGTCTTCAAGGACGGCGCCTTCACCGCCAACGACCGCGACGTGCGCCGCTTCGCGCTGCGCAAGACCCTGCGCAACATCGACCTGGCCGTCGAACTCGGCGCCGAGGTCTACGTCGCCTGGGGCGGCCGGGAGGGCGCCGAATCGGGCGCCGCCAAGGACGTACCCGCCGCCCTCGACCGCCTCAAGGAAGCCTTCGACCTGCTCACCGCCTACGTCCACGAACAGCGCTACCCGCTGCGCTTCGCCGTCGAGCCCAAGCCCAACGAACCGCGCGGCGACATCCTGCTGCCCACCGTCGGCCACGCCCTGGCCTTCATCGAACGGCTGGAGCACCCCGAACTCGTCGGCGTCAACCCCGAGGTGGGCCACGAGCAGATGGCCGGGCTCAACGTCACCCACGGCGTCGCGCAGGCGCTGTGGTCCGGCAAGCTCTTCCACATCGACCTCAACGGCCAGTCGGGCGTCAAGTACGACCAGGACCTGCGTTTCGGCGCGGGCGACCTCCGCCAGGCGTTCTGGCTGGTCGACCTGTTGGAATCCGCCGGGTACCGCGGCTCGCGCCACTTCGACTTCAAGCCGCCGCGCACCGAGGACCCCGACGGGGTGTGGGACTCCGCGGCCGGCTGCATGCGCAACTACCTCGCGCTGAAGGCCAGGTCCGCCGCCTTCCGCGCCGACCCCCGGGTTGCCGAGGCGCTGCGCGCCGCCCGGCTGGACGACCTGGCCCGGCCCACCCTGGCCCCCGGCGAGACGGTGACGACGCTGCTCGCCGACCGATCCGCCTACGAGGAGTTCGACGTGGCCGCCGCCGCGGAACGCGGGATGGCCTTCGAACGCCTCGACCAGCTCGCCATGGACCACCTGCTCGGCATCGCCTGA
- the xylB gene encoding xylulokinase encodes MAAQQDARGERVVIGVDSSTQATKAVAVGVDTGTVLGTGRHAHSVTSGAGRESDPEQWWAALTGAVAATGHAGRAEAVAVAGQQHGLVALGADGRPVRPALLWNDVRSAPQAAALVERFGAEELAERTGSVPTAAFTIAKWAWLRENEPAAADRVAAVRLPHDYLTEQLTGAATTDRGDVSGTGWWTPHGYDGELLGHVGLSAAALPEVVAPGTAAGRVRGGDGPLRPGTLVAAGTGDNMAAALGLGLRPGSPVVSLGTSGTVFAVTRGRPRDPSGVVAGFADALGGWLPLACTLNCTLAVDRFAALLGRDREAVEPGGTAVVLPFLDGERTPNLPYASGLLHGLRHDTTPGQVLQAAYDGAAYSLLAAVDDVLRAGGEENDPLAPLLLVGGGARGTAWRETMRRLSGRPVQVPAAEELVALGAAAQAAGVLTGEAADEVARRWGTGRPAVVLDPRPADTEALARIGDTLRRSHDLMARQLPAAEG; translated from the coding sequence TTGGCTGCACAGCAGGACGCGCGAGGAGAACGGGTCGTCATCGGCGTGGACAGCTCCACGCAGGCCACCAAGGCGGTGGCCGTGGGCGTGGACACCGGCACGGTTCTGGGCACCGGGCGCCACGCGCACTCCGTCACCTCCGGGGCGGGCCGGGAGAGCGACCCGGAGCAGTGGTGGGCCGCGCTGACCGGGGCGGTCGCCGCCACCGGCCACGCCGGCCGGGCCGAGGCGGTCGCCGTCGCCGGGCAGCAGCACGGCCTGGTGGCGCTCGGCGCGGACGGCCGGCCGGTGCGCCCCGCGCTGCTGTGGAACGACGTGCGTTCCGCGCCGCAGGCCGCCGCGCTGGTCGAACGGTTCGGCGCCGAGGAGCTGGCGGAGCGCACCGGCAGCGTGCCCACCGCCGCGTTCACCATCGCCAAGTGGGCCTGGCTGCGGGAGAACGAGCCGGCCGCCGCCGACCGGGTGGCCGCCGTCCGCCTGCCGCACGACTACCTCACCGAGCAGCTGACCGGAGCCGCCACCACCGACCGCGGCGACGTCTCCGGCACCGGCTGGTGGACCCCGCACGGCTACGACGGTGAACTCCTCGGCCACGTCGGGCTGTCGGCGGCGGCGCTGCCGGAGGTCGTCGCGCCGGGCACGGCGGCCGGACGGGTACGTGGCGGTGACGGACCGCTGCGGCCCGGCACCCTGGTCGCGGCCGGCACCGGGGACAACATGGCCGCGGCGCTGGGCCTCGGGCTGCGCCCCGGATCGCCGGTGGTCTCGCTGGGCACCTCGGGCACCGTGTTCGCGGTCACCCGGGGCAGGCCGCGGGACCCCTCCGGGGTGGTCGCCGGGTTCGCCGACGCGCTCGGCGGCTGGCTGCCACTGGCCTGCACCCTCAACTGCACGCTGGCGGTGGACCGGTTCGCCGCGTTGCTCGGCCGCGACCGGGAGGCCGTGGAGCCCGGCGGCACGGCCGTGGTGCTGCCGTTCCTGGACGGGGAGCGCACGCCCAACCTGCCGTACGCCTCGGGGCTGTTGCACGGGCTGCGCCACGACACCACGCCCGGCCAGGTGCTCCAGGCGGCCTACGACGGCGCCGCGTACTCGCTGCTGGCCGCGGTGGACGACGTGTTGCGGGCCGGTGGTGAGGAGAACGATCCGCTGGCGCCGCTGCTGCTGGTGGGCGGCGGTGCGCGGGGGACGGCGTGGCGGGAGACGATGCGGCGGCTGTCCGGGCGGCCCGTTCAGGTGCCGGCCGCCGAGGAGCTGGTGGCGCTGGGCGCGGCGGCGCAGGCGGCGGGGGTGCTGACCGGGGAGGCCGCCGACGAGGTGGCCCGCCGCTGGGGCACCGGCCGGCCCGCCGTGGTGCTCGATCCGCGGCCGGCCGACACCGAGGCGCTGGCCCGGATCGGCGACACGCTGCGGCGTTCCCACGACCTGATGGCCCGTCAGCTACCCGCCGCCGAAGGGTGA
- a CDS encoding ROK family transcriptional regulator — translation MLDTTGRGVAQSPSAASQRDMRRHNLAAVLRTVAAHGPLSRAAVADHTGLTRAAVSSLVDQLRADGLVAEVGRAPSGRVGRPGTALAVNERGPAGLGLEIGVSHLGACVVDLRGEVRVWLHRDTGNRGRDAAEVLAELSALAGRAIDRAGAEGLRPVAAVLSVPGVVGADPGVLEHAPNLGWRQVAVAGAVPSRGVPLRAENEANLGALAEVWTGSPGPDVLHVSAEAGIGAALVIGGRLFRGARGFAGELGHVPVHPSGPPCGCGARGCLERYAGLEAVRTRAGLAPDAADGDVVAALAARAREGDARTRGALGRAATALGTALTGAVNLMDPATVVLGGAYAELAPWLLPGMRRELAARVTVRPWRDGQLTVSVLGRRGPLLGAALSTVRRIVEDPVAAAPEGGWAGLRG, via the coding sequence GTGCTCGACACGACCGGACGCGGCGTCGCGCAGTCACCGTCGGCCGCCTCCCAGCGGGACATGCGCCGGCACAACCTCGCCGCGGTACTGCGCACCGTGGCGGCGCACGGCCCGCTCTCCCGCGCCGCCGTCGCCGATCACACCGGGCTCACCCGGGCTGCGGTCTCCAGCCTGGTCGACCAGTTGCGCGCGGACGGCCTGGTGGCCGAGGTGGGGCGGGCGCCCAGCGGCCGGGTGGGGCGGCCGGGCACCGCGCTGGCGGTCAACGAGCGCGGCCCGGCCGGACTCGGGCTGGAGATCGGCGTGTCGCACCTGGGCGCGTGCGTGGTGGATCTGCGCGGCGAGGTCAGGGTGTGGCTGCACCGCGACACCGGCAACCGCGGCCGGGACGCCGCCGAGGTGCTGGCGGAGCTGTCCGCGCTGGCGGGGCGGGCGATCGACCGGGCCGGGGCGGAGGGGCTGCGTCCGGTGGCGGCGGTGCTCTCGGTGCCGGGGGTGGTCGGCGCCGACCCCGGGGTTCTGGAGCACGCCCCCAACCTGGGGTGGCGGCAGGTCGCGGTGGCCGGGGCGGTGCCGTCGCGCGGGGTGCCGCTGCGCGCGGAGAACGAGGCCAACCTCGGTGCGCTGGCCGAGGTGTGGACGGGTTCGCCCGGCCCCGATGTGCTCCATGTGTCGGCGGAGGCCGGGATCGGCGCAGCGCTGGTGATCGGCGGGCGGCTGTTCCGCGGGGCCCGGGGGTTCGCCGGTGAACTGGGCCATGTCCCGGTGCATCCGTCCGGCCCGCCCTGCGGCTGCGGTGCCCGCGGCTGCCTGGAACGGTACGCGGGGCTGGAGGCGGTACGGACCCGCGCCGGGCTGGCCCCGGACGCCGCCGACGGGGACGTGGTGGCCGCGCTCGCCGCCCGGGCACGCGAGGGGGACGCCCGGACCCGGGGCGCGCTGGGCCGGGCGGCGACCGCGCTGGGCACGGCGCTGACCGGGGCGGTCAACCTGATGGATCCGGCGACGGTGGTGCTCGGCGGCGCCTACGCGGAGCTGGCGCCGTGGCTGCTGCCGGGGATGCGCCGGGAGTTGGCGGCGCGGGTCACCGTACGTCCGTGGCGGGACGGGCAGTTGACGGTGTCGGTGCTGGGGCGACGCGGTCCGCTGCTGGGCGCCGCGCTGTCGACGGTGCGGCGGATCGTGGAGGACCCGGTGGCCGCGGCGCCGGAGGGCGGCTGGGCGGGGTTGCGGGGGTGA